Part of the Aurantiacibacter aquimixticola genome, GCGGTCGCGCCGACCGTGGCGAGGAAGGGCAAGCCACCTGCAAGCTTCGCATTGATCGAAGCTTCCGAGCGCGCGAGCGTGCCATGCAGCCAATCGTGCGATTCGAGATTGTCGTCCATCTTAGCCGACTCGTTGCCGGCACGGATGCCGTCATCGACCAGCTGACGCCAGGCGCTGTTCTTGTCGAACTTGGTTGCGCCTTCCTTCAGCGAACCGGCACGCCAGAAAGCGGCGCGATTGGAACGATATTCCTTCATCACCTTGTTCTGCTCGAAATACTTGGTGATCAGGATGTAGAACGATCCAACCGACATGATGATCATGACGCTGAGAATGAACCAGGCGACCGGGCCGCCTTCTTCCATTGCCTGCACAAAGCCGAAATCAGCTTGCGGAGCCTCTCCGGATGCGGCGGTCAGTAGTTCGATAAGCATGC contains:
- a CDS encoding MotA/TolQ/ExbB proton channel family protein encodes the protein MLIELLTAASGEAPQADFGFVQAMEEGGPVAWFILSVMIIMSVGSFYILITKYFEQNKVMKEYRSNRAAFWRAGSLKEGATKFDKNSAWRQLVDDGIRAGNESAKMDDNLESHDWLHGTLARSEASINAKLAGGLPFLATVGATAPFVGLLGTVIGIYNALIKIGATGSASIDQVAGPVGEALIMTAIGLLVAVPAVFAYNYLQSRNRRIAAMLSGFSTDLQANITSNGAVKPAVMTSNSTQASGQAAKTAPATAKPAGSTARPAGTAGTTSTTSGGTPTKR